gaaacggGGCTGAACATGGCCAAGTGGCCCAGCTGGTCTGTATATGAGTGACTCTGCCCACTGGGCCACAGTAAGCCCAAGTGCGGTTTTGTCagatggggaggaagggggagcaGAACTCCCAAAGACCCCAGCGCATTTGTGCTGGGGAGGAATCCCTGGGATATGTTGTCTGATGAATCCCTGGGgctggaggggaggagaggagcaCAACTCAGGCAGTTGTTGTAGAGCCCCTGGCCAGGGAGTCTACAAAGTCTGTGCCTTTGCCACTAATGTCCTGTGTGACCCGGGACCAAAGGTCACATCATTGATGGTCCCTTTACTCCTGTATAAAATGAGCAGGTTGGGCTCAGTTCCATTGAGATGAACAAACATTCTGCTCTTGGGCCTACCAAGATGAAATCTGATAGTGCACCTCCATCCCAGGTCCTAAAGCTCAAAGCAAGGTGGTGGATACATTCCATCCCCAGAGAGAATAAGATGGGATAGAGGGGGAGAAGGCAACAGGAGATCTGTTACTCTGGGCCAGATGAGTCACTGAGCCCCCTCCAGCTGTGACAGGCTGGACTTGGTGCCTTTGATATGGAAAGATGAGGGCGAGTCTGAGGGCCTGTGGGAGATGGATGGTTCAGAGAGGCCTGCTGCCTGAAGGAAGGTGAGTTGGCTCCCTGTCTCCTCTCCTGCCAGGGGCACTCTGTTTCGGAGACTCAAGGACTTTGATGCAGCCATTGAAGACTTTGTCAAGGCCCTGGAGTTAAGCCCAGAGAGTGAGGATAACGAGGTTGCCAGGCAGGCCCAGCGCCAGCTGCTGCTCACGTACAACGACTTTGCCGTCTTCTGCTATACCAAGTGTGCCTACGAAGAAGGCGTGTTGCTCCTCAACAAGGCCCTACGgggtgaaaaaaaagagaaggggatcTATATCAACAGAGGGGGTGAGCTGAGGATCCTCCGGGGGGCTGGCTTGGAGATGCAGAATTCAAAGGGACTCCCTCGTTACAAATCTTGAGGACCTAAGGGCCCAGATAAGCAGAGGGGGCTCCAGATGCAGTTCTGCTAGGCCCAAATCCAAGTCACTTATATGCTGCTAACTGAACAGGCAGCTCTCGCCTTTGTAAAGGCCCAGCTCTTTGGCCTCCAGGAGATAGCTGTCTCCCCGCCTCTCTACCTTGTCCTTGTCCTTGCTAGCAGGCCCATTCCCTCATCTCTCATCCCTGGAGGAGTTCACCCTTACTTCGCCTTGGTTCCTGACTTCCTCCTCTCCTAGAaagtccttccttctcccttcttcttctcttaaGTCTTACAAGGCCCAGCTCACAATCTACTTCATCTAGGAAGCCCTCTCCAAGGAACCTCCTAGTTCTCCTTCAGAATTATAGCACTTAGTGGCATGCTATTGGGGGCTTTGCCTGCTAGTAGTGTCTTCATCACTGTGGGGCTCCCCGTTGTAGTGAACAGACTGTGCCTGTCACCTGGAAACCAGCCCTGGGTAGGCCCTCTCAAAGACACAGAGGCGCTGCAATTTGCATCCATGGAAATGGCCTggataatgaaatcacagatcccgAGAGTGCGAGTAATTTGCTCTTCCTTATCAAAACATCTGTCTTTGGGGATAGGTGTTTAGAGGGGAAGAGGGTGCCCACACCCAGAGCCTTTTCAAGAAGAAAATTCTCTCTAATAATCAGGATTGATATTTGCtctctaatttataattttataaaactaaattaaaattgaGAAGTCACCCAGCCAGGATATCCCTGCTCCCAAAGCCAGCTCTTTGTCAATTGCCTCTTATACATACAGCTTTACATTATTTGCCTTAATAGAAGGAAGAGATACACACAGTACAAAACAATAGATGATCAAAAAATCAGTTGTATTTGGCTTTGGGAATGGGGCTAGGTTCAGATATCACAAGCCCTCAGCCTACACTTAACTTTTTCCCTAGCTGACCTGCCCAAGACACCCCACAGCTTGATGGAATCTGAGGGGGGAGATAGGGGTGACAAAGGCCCTCAGGATGATTCCTATGGGCCAAGTCCAAGTGGATGGAGGGGTGGGCAAATAAGGCACTAGGAAGAGATGAGCAGAATCCCAATTGGGAGGTGAGTGGATTATGCTTGAAAGGGCTGAGATGAGCTGCTCAGTGTGCGAAGGAGGAAGATGTGGCACATGGGTCAGATGAAGAGATCAGGTGGttcccttccctctctgccttcccttctagATTGTTTCTTCAAACTTGGAGAACTGACCTTTGCTGAAGCTGATTACCTGGAGGCACTGACACTGTGTCCTGGGGACCAGGGTGCTCGATACCGCATGGGAATGGTTCAGGAGAAGCTGGGGCTTCGCAAGCTTCAGCTGAGGTGTGTGACAACATCTGTGATGATGCTCAAGGAAGAGCCATTGGCCAAAGGGTCTTCACAAGCCCTCTCTCCAGGACGATTCAGTCTGGCATTGAGTTAGCCAGGCAAATACCTAGGTAACCTTTGAGGTGTGGGAGTAGGGGCCTAGCCACCTGCTAACTTTTAGTGGTTTCCAGTAACTGCTTAAGGCACAAGAGCTTGCTGTGTCCCCTTCTCATTCTATACTCACTCTTGCAAAGGTGCTCAACACCTGCTTGAGAAGCCTAAACTTCAGCTTTCTAGTTCAACTAATTTGGGATAGTGTGCAggacttaaagtcaggaggacttgggttcaaatcctgcctcttattTACCAGTGGGTGaatgtggacaagtcatttatccctgcTTAAGCCtgtttgcttatctataaaaagagagggctgGACTTGAagacttctaaagtccctttcagctctaataaATATGTGGTCTTCTAATTAAGCAATAATAAAGCCTCATTCTGGAAGCtggagagaaaaagatgaaaagtgagataatccttgccctcaaggagtttatcatCTATTTGCTCCTGTGCAGGATAACTGCTTCTTCCCTTTTTACCCCTTCCAAATTTCCATctgttcccttctccttttcttcaaggTTTCTTCCATGAAATCTTCATTGAAACTACCCTTTGATTTCTCTTGACATTTCATTAACTCCCTTATGTTACAGTTTATGTATGTACTTGTTTTTCCTGCCCCTATCCTTACCAATACCATCATTGGATTCCAAGTTTCTCAAGAGCAGAGCATGTGTCATTTCTGTCTATATCTTCAATGTTTAGCACAATTCATGTGCTAGCATAATGCTTTGCAATGTAAGTAGGCagaattttaatatttgatttgaattgaataggggggataaaacaaaaaatcacaAACTGGAGTGTAGTGCTCATTGACTCTCTTCTCACTAGAGTCAATTATAAGgttgagagagagaatatttgagAAAAGCTTCTGAGTTCCTGAGGCAGAAGGTGCTATAAAAAAAACTTGGGGACCATTGAGTTGAAAGCCATCCTAGAGATTATCCTATTCAACCCATCTATTTCAGAGAGGAAATAGgcttaaagaagggaagagatttgCTCAGAATTATAGACAGAGCCATGAATAGAATCTCATCTCCCATCTGTCACTCGAATatatttcctccccccccccttttttttttcccctgaagcacttggggttaagtgacttgcccagggtcacacagctaaaagtgttaagtgtctaaatcctgacttgaactcaggtcctcttgacttcagggctgatgctctatcccctGGGCTagctagctgcccctctttttttccccccctcttaatatgttttttttttttaaatcagtcctACATGTCTCTAACCTGGCCAATAAGAGTCCTTCCTTATAATAGATAAGACAGTGAAACAAACTAGATCAGCATATTGATCAACACATTGATCAAATCTGAAAATAGGTCTTCATTCTGTACTTAttgtctttaatttcattttctatgctgCCATTTTAATGTTTCTCTCTCAAAGCTGTGCACAGAtctaataaaaagataaacaaaaggggaaaaatatgaaacCGAACAAACTTGGGGAAATTAGAGCTACAATTAAggtgttaactttttttttctttgtattcttttttattattatagctttttgttgacaaaacatatgtataggtaacttttcaacattaacccttacaaaaatTTCTGTTTAAGGTGTTAACTTAAAATTCTCATTATTACATGGTACTTTTTCTTATAAAAGTAGACCATGTGCTAAGGCATATTAAACACATTCTTTACAgattatagtataataaaaatagcatttaacaTAGAAATCAAAAAGATTTAGACCTAAATGAGACTTGTGAATGACATCCTGTGTGtgtaaaagaacaaatcatatttttcttgtgcagcatgataaatgtgaaaataatgtttagaggaattgcatATTTAACTTAATaatgaattacttgctgtctaggaggctggggtgggggggaagaggagggaaagagaaagaggaacacaagcttttgcaaaggtgaatgttgaaaactatctctgcatggattttgaaaaataagaagctattaaaaaataagagaggAGTGGACTTATTGGCCACTAACATCTCTTCtatcttaagggaaaaaaaagaacaaatcatagaaatggtTTATAACAATGTGAGAAGGAATAATATTAAAACCACAGTTTCTGGGATTTGTCTAAAGCATTtctcagaggaaagaaaatattaacgAAATAATAGAGgacaaattaatttttctgcTACCTACCAAGTGATGCTGCTACTGATGATGATTCTAGGACCAGGGGCTGAGGAGCCTCCTGTTAGGCCTAACAGTTTCTTATATCAGAGCTCTCTAGGTATGAAGCACACAGACTAGGGTTAGTATTCATGCTTGCATTCAAACATGCCTCCACTGGCTCTCACAAAGATTGATTCTTCCCACTATTTCTAGGCAATACCACAAGGCCGAAAAACACTTCACTTCAGCCATTGAGTACAACCCAGAGAGGGCAAACTTATACCTCCTCCGAGCAAGGAGCCGCCTAGTGCTGCAGGATATCTTTGGGGCTCGCCAGGATGTTGTCACCATGCTGCTCCTCAACCCCAAACACCCTCAGGTGGGCTGTGCACACCTGCCTGCCTCCAACCTGGACTAATTCCATGCTCTTCAACCACTTAAGGCACTTAATCTGTGCAAGGCACTGTAGTtggtactgagaatacaaagattttttttaaaaattatataaattgtatCCTTAAAGTGCTTATACTCTTAATGGGGAACATGACCATATTTAAATAAGTATGAGTGatcaggaaaggaaaagatgtaGGAAAGTGTTTTATGAAAGTTTGAAGAGGGAAACTTTTATTCCTTCATAGCAATTGTGATTAGTGGAGGAGAACAAAGGTGGAGATTAGTCACTAAAACAATGTGCATTTCCTATAGATTTTAAATGTTAGATATGACTGTTCTAGTAACACTTGACGATAAAGGATTGTTCTTTCAAGTTCACAAGTTGTGCAGGAAGAGTCTGATTTCCTCAGGCCAAACTTGGAGAACCCAAATCTGGATCTCTCAGTtcaccctttctctcttcctcatagCTGGTCCCTATGATGGCAAACCTATTCCCTGGGCAGTCTACAGAGTCCGTGCTGAACAGCAAGACAATGGTGATGGCCAAAACTGTCCTGGAGCGGGCGATGCAGAACCAGCTCCAGAATGTCCAGGATGTCCTGGGGTTAGTATCAACTCTGGGGAGTTACCCATAGGGCAAGGCTAGAGGGGAAGGAGGTGGTGTAAAAGTGGAGGAATTGGGTTTCTTGCGGGAGAAAATGGGGGTCTTGAGCTCATAATTAGACATTTTGGGGACATCTATAAACTGAATAGCAGGGCTAATTCCAACACCGTCCATGTTTATGTAGATAAAATCTGGTCCAAACACATGCCTAGGCGAATCTTGAGTGGGCAAGAGGTGGCCAGTAAACTCTGTGAATGTCACTGACCTTTTCCTTCCTGCAGATTACTGAACAAGAGTCCTTCCAGGGAGGAAGTTACAGGGCCGTGTCCTAACACTGAAGAAGCGGAGCTCCAGGAGGATGTTTCTAGGATTTCCATAGTAGAGACCCAGGTGGAGGTGGAAGGCTTTGCTCCCTGGGACCTCACACCTTACAGATTTCAGACCTTGGGAGGGAGGATGACCTTTGTTTCCCAGCTCCATCATTCATCTAGGATTGGGTTGGTAGAGGTGTTGATACACTCCACTAACATCCCACTCTCTTAACTGGTCATGGTGTGGAAGTGACAATGGGCTCTCTGAGGCTGACTGGCAGGATCTGCCAAGCTGGAAAGATTTCAGTAGAGGCCCAGCAGCAGCCTGTCTGCCTGTCATCCAAGGGCTGGTCTAGTTACATTTCTAACAGCTTAAATACCAGCTAAAGTAAAAGGCATTTTCAAAATCACTGCATCTGTAAGTCACAGTGGATTATCAAGTCATAATTTTATGCCATTAGTTTAAACTCCACCTGCTTGGGGAGAGATTAAACACACATAGTTGCAGAACTGGAGATCCTTGACACAGACATTGAGAGGAGGGTGGCCAGAATAGGGAAGgcctgaaaacaaacaaaaatcctccATCTGGGACTGATGAAAAAAGAGAGGACTTAGCTAgggacatgggggggggggaaccttcAAATATCTGAGGGCTGTCACATGGGAGTATGTCCCCCTGCCTTGGGGAAGAGGGTTGTGGGACTAGCTGGTTTTCCAGCTAAGACTCTGTGGTTCCTTAAGGATGAGAATTTGACGGAGGGCAGCCTAAAGCAAGCAGTGAGTCAAGAAGTAAATCAAGAAGTGAGTCAAGAAGTGAGTCAAGAGGAGGAAGctagaagctccccaagggaCCAAACTTCTCTAGGTAAGCCCTGAGCTGAGGTCTTCCTTACAAGGAGGGATGGATAGTTCTGAAAGATGGATGGAGCCCTTGTGTCACCAAGGGTCGGTCTGCCCAGAATCAGGCTTGTCCCAGGCATAGTGTTTGCCCCCAGGCTTGTACTTGACTCACCAAAGCATGTGGTCAGTGGGCCCTTGGCACAATCTCAAATCCCCCTCCCAGACCATAGTGGGGCAAGAAATGGAGACAATAGAGCCTGGTTGGCTCTACGCATGTTGCACTGCAGGTGGTGAGGCTTTTTGACACACGctgcctcatttgatcctcacagtaattTTGTGGGAGGCCAAGGAGGGGTTCTTATTCCATTctacagattaagaaattaaggcCCAGAAAAGGAAGATGATCCCAGGTCTTTGTGGGAGGCCAGGGAGGGGTTCTTACCCCATTctacagattaagaaattaagacCCAGAAAAGGAAGATGATCCCAGGTCCAGTGTGGTCTCCACTGTGCCTCACTGTCCCACAAGAAAAGGGACAGCTGTAGTGCAGAGGGGGCCGGACCTGGGTCCAGAGACCACCACCAGGGGAACCAGGCTCCCTGGGCCCCCGTTTACTCAAGGAATCTATAAAATGTGACCATAGGACATTTAGGTGTCCAAGAGCTCTTCCAACTCAATCTACAGCCCTCTAAGGTAAGTGCTGCCCATGTTCTCTTTGCCTGACCTTGGTGGAAACAGCCTCAGAGTAAGTGAAGGGCTGGTCAAGTTTCAGAAGGGGAATTGGAACCCAGCaagcctcctgactccaaagctggaGAGCGCTGTGTGGGAGGCCAGTCTGGGGCAGTGTCCAGATTTTGAGCTGGTGGCAGGGACTCCTGGGTCTTCCTCTGAGCCCTCCTTCTTAAGATGGGAATTCCTGGAAGTCATCTCTTCAAGCCAAGTAGGGAAAATCAGGTTTGAATGAGGCCTTAGCATTAAACAGAAACTTCTCCTTCTGAGAGACTAAGTGGACCACCAAAAAGAAGCAAGCCTCCTTCACCTGAATGTACTTTAATGTCTTCCTAGGGCAGACATCTTCCTTGGAGACCAAGATTGCTGACTCAGACCAAAGTGAAAGCAAAACCACAGTGGTCTTTTCCTGAACTAGTGGGTGACAGCCCTGGCTTCTCTTTTCCCCAACCCTAATGGGGGCACCGTCCATATCCACCCTTGCATtttggaaggaaaggggaaggtcTGCGAAATAGACCCCTTGACACTGAATGAAATCCCTCAGCTCCTTTTGCCCTGGGCCTCCAGCCCATCTTCATACCCCATCAGTCCCTGGCCCTTAACCTCCTTTCTCGAAAGAGCCAAGGTTTCCTTAGAACAAAAATGCCTACACATGCTTTCCTTGGTcccttaaataaatttattttgtatcttcccctcttttcttcatttttttataattttgtaattttttaaattttgtaattaaaatcatttaaagcAGGGCCTGTTAAAGAGCAAAGTTTGCTGGACTGAGGCAGCCCCAGAATCTCTTTGTGCCTGTTGGAATGAGAAGCTGGGAAGACTGGAAGAGGGGGGGAAGGTGGAAAGGGGTTTGTGTGTTTATCTCTTCAGGAGACTGGAGAGGAGGTGAGCCTCAAAGGGGGGATACTGCGAAGCCTCTAGTTGGGGCTGGGGAAGATGACTGACAGATGTGATCCCTGAGTCATTGTCACAGCATCAATTTAAATAAGGCTCAGAATTAGATTTGGGAAAAGGGAATTGGACTTGGCTCAGATGAAGTTGTGTTTTGGCTAGGAGCTTTGGGCCCAGGGTGAGGGAGGGCAGAAAGGCAATGGAGACCAGCATCCAAATCTTCACCCACCTCTGCCACTAACAGTGGAGAAGGTACTTCACGTGGcagaacttggaactgcccacCTCCGCTTCTTGGGCTACCAGGCCAGCCCTGTTTAAGCTTTCCAGAAGCCCTGGGGCAAAGGTCATTCTGCCAGCAGCAAGTCTGGACCAAAGCTCCCACGCAGATTCCCCAGATAATCTGAAGATCAGGTAAAGGGGTGGCACAGTGGGAAAGGAGTTGCCCCTGCTCACTCATAGGAAAAGAGTGATTCGAGAAGCAACAGTCTTGCAACCATTGGAAGAAAAAAGCTGTTCCTCTTCAGGGAAGAAAGCAG
The DNA window shown above is from Sminthopsis crassicaudata isolate SCR6 chromosome 2, ASM4859323v1, whole genome shotgun sequence and carries:
- the TTC16 gene encoding tetratricopeptide repeat protein 16 isoform X1, coding for MALEKLCEENVEDPTLTRIFGTSSVFRGLDQPKVSVKGLLLPNKIKEHFQHGQDAIAKGEWEKAVISFSKSINLNPHMVESYVFRAEAFLQLCDFASAAQNLRKATLLAPHQQEFMERLCFVLYLQGQCLYEHHSYMKALDLFTQASELQPLNPSYRFRSIACLLAMKQHEQCLQMITKELKQNPNADAFIFRARLYNYFLKPNQCYQDLHRALSIQPEHPEANTLLEKLLVQAKKVQEEAMIAALKGNLEDSLIRINCAIENNPMDPGYYLFRGTLFRRLKDFDAAIEDFVKALELSPESEDNEVARQAQRQLLLTYNDFAVFCYTKCAYEEGVLLLNKALRGEKKEKGIYINRGDCFFKLGELTFAEADYLEALTLCPGDQGARYRMGMVQEKLGLRKLQLRQYHKAEKHFTSAIEYNPERANLYLLRARSRLVLQDIFGARQDVVTMLLLNPKHPQLVPMMANLFPGQSTESVLNSKTMVMAKTVLERAMQNQLQNVQDVLGLLNKSPSREEVTGPCPNTEEAELQEDVSRISIVETQVEDENLTEGSLKQAVSQEVNQEVSQEVSQEEEARSSPRDQTSLGQTSSLETKIADSDQSESKTTVVFS
- the TTC16 gene encoding tetratricopeptide repeat protein 16 isoform X3; amino-acid sequence: MALEKLCEENVEDPTLTRIFGTSSVFRGLDQPKVSVKGLLLPNKIKEHFQHGQDAIAKGEWEKAVISFSKSINLNPHMVESYVFRAEAFLQLCDFASAAQNLRKATLLAPHQQEFMERLCFVLYLQGQCLYEHHSYMKALDLFTQASELQPLNPSYRFRSIACLLAMKQHEQCLQMITKELKQNPNADAFIFRARLYNYFLKPNQCYQDLHRALSIQPEHPEANTLLEKLLVQAKKVQEEAMIAALKGNLEDSLIRINCAIENNPMDPGYYLFRGTLFRRLKDFDAAIEDFVKALELSPESEDNEVARQAQRQLLLTYNDFAVFCYTKCAYEEGVLLLNKALRGEKKEKGIYINRGDCFFKLGELTFAEADYLEALTLCPGDQGARYRMGMVQEKLGLRKLQLRQYHKAEKHFTSAIEYNPERANLYLLRARSRLVLQDIFGARQDVVTMLLLNPKHPQLVPMMANLFPGQSTESVLNSKTMVMAKTVLERAMQNQLQNVQDVLGLLNKSPSREEVTGPCPNTEEAELQEDVSRISIVETQVEDENLTEGSLKQAVSQEVNQEVSQEVSQEEEARSSPRDQTSLD
- the TTC16 gene encoding tetratricopeptide repeat protein 16 isoform X5 — translated: MALEKLCEENVEDPTLTRIFGTSSVFRGLDQPKVSVKGLLLPNKIKEHFQHGQDAIAKGEWEKAVISFSKSINLNPHMVESYVFRAEAFLQLCDFASAAQNLRKATLLAPHQQEFMERLCFVLYLQPNQCYQDLHRALSIQPEHPEANTLLEKLLVQAKKVQEEAMIAALKGNLEDSLIRINCAIENNPMDPGYYLFRGTLFRRLKDFDAAIEDFVKALELSPESEDNEVARQAQRQLLLTYNDFAVFCYTKCAYEEGVLLLNKALRGEKKEKGIYINRGDCFFKLGELTFAEADYLEALTLCPGDQGARYRMGMVQEKLGLRKLQLRQYHKAEKHFTSAIEYNPERANLYLLRARSRLVLQDIFGARQDVVTMLLLNPKHPQLVPMMANLFPGQSTESVLNSKTMVMAKTVLERAMQNQLQNVQDVLGLLNKSPSREEVTGPCPNTEEAELQEDVSRISIVETQDENLTEGSLKQAVSQEVNQEVSQEVSQEEEARSSPRDQTSLGQTSSLETKIADSDQSESKTTVVFS
- the TTC16 gene encoding tetratricopeptide repeat protein 16 isoform X6 encodes the protein MERLCFVLYLQGQCLYEHHSYMKALDLFTQASELQPLNPSYRFRSIACLLAMKQHEQCLQMITKELKQNPNADAFIFRARLYNYFLKPNQCYQDLHRALSIQPEHPEANTLLEKLLVQAKKVQEEAMIAALKGNLEDSLIRINCAIENNPMDPGYYLFRGTLFRRLKDFDAAIEDFVKALELSPESEDNEVARQAQRQLLLTYNDFAVFCYTKCAYEEGVLLLNKALRGEKKEKGIYINRGDCFFKLGELTFAEADYLEALTLCPGDQGARYRMGMVQEKLGLRKLQLRQYHKAEKHFTSAIEYNPERANLYLLRARSRLVLQDIFGARQDVVTMLLLNPKHPQLVPMMANLFPGQSTESVLNSKTMVMAKTVLERAMQNQLQNVQDVLGLLNKSPSREEVTGPCPNTEEAELQEDVSRISIVETQVEDENLTEGSLKQAVSQEVNQEVSQEVSQEEEARSSPRDQTSLGQTSSLETKIADSDQSESKTTVVFS
- the TTC16 gene encoding tetratricopeptide repeat protein 16 isoform X4 codes for the protein MALEKLCEENVEDPTLTRIFGTSSVFRGLDQPKVSVKGLLLPNKIKEHFQHGQDAIAKGEWEKAVISFSKSINLNPHMVESYVFRAEAFLQLCDFASAAQNLRKATLLAPHQQEFMERLCFVLYLQPNQCYQDLHRALSIQPEHPEANTLLEKLLVQAKKVQEEAMIAALKGNLEDSLIRINCAIENNPMDPGYYLFRGTLFRRLKDFDAAIEDFVKALELSPESEDNEVARQAQRQLLLTYNDFAVFCYTKCAYEEGVLLLNKALRGEKKEKGIYINRGDCFFKLGELTFAEADYLEALTLCPGDQGARYRMGMVQEKLGLRKLQLRQYHKAEKHFTSAIEYNPERANLYLLRARSRLVLQDIFGARQDVVTMLLLNPKHPQLVPMMANLFPGQSTESVLNSKTMVMAKTVLERAMQNQLQNVQDVLGLLNKSPSREEVTGPCPNTEEAELQEDVSRISIVETQVEDENLTEGSLKQAVSQEVNQEVSQEVSQEEEARSSPRDQTSLGQTSSLETKIADSDQSESKTTVVFS
- the TTC16 gene encoding tetratricopeptide repeat protein 16 isoform X2, whose protein sequence is MALEKLCEENVEDPTLTRIFGTSSVFRGLDQPKVSVKGLLLPNKIKEHFQHGQDAIAKGEWEKAVISFSKSINLNPHMVESYVFRAEAFLQLCDFASAAQNLRKATLLAPHQQEFMERLCFVLYLQGQCLYEHHSYMKALDLFTQASELQPLNPSYRFRSIACLLAMKQHEQCLQMITKELKQNPNADAFIFRARLYNYFLKPNQCYQDLHRALSIQPEHPEANTLLEKLLVQAKKVQEEAMIAALKGNLEDSLIRINCAIENNPMDPGYYLFRGTLFRRLKDFDAAIEDFVKALELSPESEDNEVARQAQRQLLLTYNDFAVFCYTKCAYEEGVLLLNKALRGEKKEKGIYINRGDCFFKLGELTFAEADYLEALTLCPGDQGARYRMGMVQEKLGLRKLQLRQYHKAEKHFTSAIEYNPERANLYLLRARSRLVLQDIFGARQDVVTMLLLNPKHPQLVPMMANLFPGQSTESVLNSKTMVMAKTVLERAMQNQLQNVQDVLGLLNKSPSREEVTGPCPNTEEAELQEDVSRISIVETQDENLTEGSLKQAVSQEVNQEVSQEVSQEEEARSSPRDQTSLGQTSSLETKIADSDQSESKTTVVFS